One stretch of Paenibacillus sp. FSL R5-0341 DNA includes these proteins:
- a CDS encoding thioredoxin family protein, whose product MKPITSKMLMRGVWEGMPQAVFIYTPLCGTCAAARRMLEVVEHMLPEGILSEMNIHDIPELVQQFQISSVPAVMLFDGQQDVPKMVYRMSSVEHLLSEIRKAVLK is encoded by the coding sequence ATGAAGCCAATTACATCTAAAATGTTAATGCGCGGCGTATGGGAAGGCATGCCACAGGCTGTATTTATATATACCCCTTTATGTGGGACGTGTGCGGCAGCCCGGCGTATGCTGGAGGTCGTTGAGCACATGCTGCCGGAAGGTATTTTATCCGAAATGAACATTCATGACATTCCTGAACTTGTACAACAATTTCAAATTTCAAGCGTACCAGCAGTGATGCTATTTGACGGCCAGCAAGATGTTCCAAAAATGGTTTATCGGATGAGCTCTGTGGAGCATTTACTCTCGGAGATCCGGAAGGCGGTGCTGAAATGA
- a CDS encoding cyclic-phosphate processing receiver domain-containing protein — MHVFLDDYRACPKGFVLATNAEECLMLLREGDVDILSLDYELGPDSPNGGEVAASIVREGLFPREIFLHTSSMFGKRQMYEMLYSNKPDSVTIHNGPMTGEVMLRVAAGEES, encoded by the coding sequence ATGCATGTTTTTTTGGATGACTATCGGGCGTGTCCGAAAGGATTTGTTCTGGCAACGAATGCAGAAGAGTGCCTGATGCTGCTAAGAGAAGGTGACGTAGACATTTTGTCTTTGGATTATGAGCTTGGTCCTGATTCACCCAATGGCGGTGAGGTTGCGGCATCCATTGTACGAGAAGGTTTATTTCCGCGTGAAATCTTTTTGCATACGTCCAGTATGTTTGGGAAACGCCAGATGTACGAGATGTTATATAGCAATAAACCGGATTCGGTAACCATTCATAATGGTCCAATGACGGGTGAGGTCATGCTGCGTGTTGCTGCGGGAGAAGAAAGTTAA
- a CDS encoding deoxyribonuclease IV translates to MRPKTGIGAHVSTRGGFLQAAKRAYEMGATAFQYFPKNPRSLGLKILDLKDAEQCRDWCEQQGLASIAHSPYPTNPALGMTRGEAGFHATIASIRNDLEISNACGSVGTVVHFGHIKTNDPLEGYQNLIHCLDTALEDWDGHSKVLLENQAGDHGPMGTTMEELIQIRKLSRYPEHIAFCFDTCHAFASGLWSSGNEESMLDKGRMLGYWDHVVAVHFNDSKYASGSCKDRHARIGQGYIGNESMKALLNAPEFQKSVIVLETETGEDGTHHDDIALMRSWL, encoded by the coding sequence ATGAGGCCTAAAACCGGAATCGGGGCACATGTCAGCACCAGAGGCGGATTTCTCCAGGCAGCCAAGAGAGCTTACGAGATGGGGGCAACGGCATTTCAGTATTTTCCGAAGAACCCGCGTAGCCTTGGTCTGAAAATTCTGGATCTCAAGGATGCTGAGCAGTGCAGGGATTGGTGTGAACAGCAGGGTCTTGCTTCGATTGCACATTCACCCTATCCCACGAATCCGGCGTTGGGCATGACCCGTGGAGAGGCGGGTTTTCATGCTACGATAGCTTCTATTCGCAATGACCTTGAAATTTCGAATGCTTGCGGTTCTGTCGGGACGGTAGTCCATTTTGGACATATCAAAACGAATGATCCGCTGGAGGGCTATCAAAACCTCATTCATTGTCTGGATACCGCCTTAGAGGATTGGGATGGTCATTCGAAAGTTTTGCTTGAAAATCAGGCAGGTGATCATGGCCCGATGGGCACGACAATGGAAGAACTGATACAGATTCGCAAATTAAGCCGATATCCGGAGCATATTGCTTTTTGTTTTGACACATGCCATGCTTTTGCTTCAGGTTTGTGGTCGTCAGGCAACGAAGAGTCGATGCTCGATAAGGGCAGGATGCTCGGATACTGGGATCATGTTGTTGCTGTACATTTTAATGATTCCAAGTATGCGTCCGGTTCGTGTAAGGATAGACATGCGAGGATCGGACAGGGTTATATCGGAAATGAATCAATGAAAGCATTGTTAAATGCGCCTGAGTTCCAAAAATCGGTTATTGTGCTCGAGACAGAAACAGGCGAAGATGGAACGCACCATGATGATATAGCGCTCATGCGTTCCTGGTTATAA
- a CDS encoding DNA-formamidopyrimidine glycosylase family protein: MPELPEMENYRTLLSEKILDLPITGVVINRDKTINTEPDLFISELTGNRIIFVERRAKHLIFHLANGKRLVLHLMLGGMIFWGTEEERPDRSTQVEIQFGDHILFFIGLRLGYLHLLTSKETEEAMSDLGPEPLDRRMNLERFASLLKGRRGTLKTTLVNQHIIAGIGNCYSDEIAFAAGLRPSSKTQNIATSPELTERLFHSMQSVLREAASEGGYMEMPLMQGDTKTGSFDEQCRVYDREGETCPRCGGTIERVEITGKKAFFCPKCQHEA; encoded by the coding sequence ATGCCGGAACTGCCGGAAATGGAAAACTACCGGACCTTGCTGTCCGAGAAAATACTTGATCTACCAATTACAGGTGTTGTGATTAATCGCGATAAAACGATAAACACGGAGCCTGATCTGTTCATCAGTGAACTTACAGGCAATCGCATCATATTTGTTGAGCGCCGAGCGAAGCATCTGATTTTCCACTTGGCTAATGGCAAACGTCTGGTGCTGCACCTCATGTTGGGTGGTATGATTTTCTGGGGCACGGAAGAGGAGCGCCCTGATCGTTCCACACAGGTGGAAATCCAGTTTGGCGATCACATTTTATTCTTTATCGGGCTGCGCTTGGGTTATTTACACCTGCTTACTTCGAAAGAAACGGAAGAGGCGATGTCTGATCTTGGACCTGAACCTTTGGATCGACGGATGAACCTAGAACGTTTTGCTTCTCTGTTGAAAGGGCGTCGCGGTACGCTCAAGACAACGTTGGTAAACCAGCATATTATTGCGGGGATCGGCAACTGTTATTCGGATGAAATTGCCTTTGCTGCCGGTCTGAGACCAAGCTCCAAAACGCAGAACATCGCGACTTCACCAGAGCTGACGGAACGCTTGTTCCATTCGATGCAGTCCGTGTTGCGCGAAGCAGCTTCTGAGGGTGGTTATATGGAAATGCCACTAATGCAAGGGGACACCAAGACAGGAAGCTTTGACGAGCAATGTCGGGTGTACGATCGGGAAGGCGAGACTTGTCCGCGCTGCGGGGGAACGATTGAACGAGTGGAAATTACGGGCAAGAAGGCGTTCTTCTGTCCGAAATGCCAGCATGAGGCCTAA
- a CDS encoding TIGR01457 family HAD-type hydrolase has translation MIKAYLIDLDGTLYHGRHRIEGADQLIRTLQELGKPYLFVTNNSSRTPQGVADHLNGMGIPADASQVCTSAVAAAEYVAKESPGARVACIGEAGLLQAIEEAGLQLTEDAPDYVIQGIDREFSYQKLTKALRWINAGSKFIMTNPDLQLPSDDGLTPGAGTIGAAIEAATGVHPTVIGKPSSVIMKSAISRLNLASHEVAVIGDNMRTDIAAGVAAGCETLLVLTGVTTRDNMDGHIQAAKARPDHVFEDLHKLMEWLSQQTD, from the coding sequence GTGATTAAGGCCTATCTGATTGATTTGGATGGTACGCTCTATCATGGCAGACATCGTATCGAAGGAGCCGATCAGCTTATTCGAACACTGCAAGAGCTAGGAAAGCCGTATTTATTCGTAACCAATAATTCTTCTCGCACTCCACAAGGTGTGGCAGATCATCTGAACGGGATGGGTATACCTGCCGACGCGTCTCAGGTATGTACTTCTGCTGTGGCAGCTGCTGAATACGTTGCTAAAGAGTCACCGGGTGCAAGAGTGGCATGTATTGGCGAAGCAGGATTGTTGCAAGCCATAGAAGAAGCAGGACTACAGCTGACTGAAGATGCACCAGATTACGTGATACAGGGGATTGATCGTGAATTTTCCTATCAGAAACTGACCAAGGCGCTAAGGTGGATTAATGCGGGATCAAAATTCATCATGACCAACCCTGATCTGCAGCTCCCTTCGGATGACGGATTGACGCCTGGAGCCGGAACTATTGGAGCAGCGATTGAAGCGGCAACCGGAGTTCATCCTACCGTTATTGGCAAGCCATCGAGTGTTATAATGAAGTCAGCCATTAGCCGGCTGAACCTGGCGTCTCATGAAGTAGCAGTGATCGGAGACAATATGCGTACCGATATTGCAGCTGGAGTGGCAGCAGGATGTGAGACGCTGTTGGTACTTACTGGTGTGACAACACGAGATAATATGGATGGACACATTCAAGCAGCCAAGGCTCGACCTGATCATGTGTTTGAAGATTTGCATAAATTGATGGAGTGGCTGTCGCAACAGACAGACTAA
- the rnz gene encoding ribonuclease Z produces MELYFLGTNAGVPTLQRNVTSIGLRMLDERRALWLFDCGEGTQHQILSSPLKLSKLEKIFITHLHGDHVFGLPGLLSSRAYQGGTTPLTVYGPPGTDRMISTTMELSQSRVNYELNIVEHTGGVLFEDDSFIVEAALLEHRIDSYGYRITEKDRPGSLDPAKLAEYGLKPGPLFGRLKRGETITLDNGQSLRPEDVLGAPKRGMVITILGDTRPCDNVQPLSINADVLVHEATFMHDLADTAHEYYHSTSKQAAEAARAANVGQLIMTHFSSRYKDEDQLQPLLEEAQSVFPNTRLANEHQLIPVVHRKQET; encoded by the coding sequence ATGGAACTATATTTCCTGGGAACTAATGCTGGTGTACCTACGCTTCAACGGAATGTAACTTCCATTGGGCTACGCATGTTGGATGAACGCAGAGCTTTGTGGTTGTTTGACTGCGGGGAAGGAACACAGCACCAGATTTTAAGTTCTCCGCTTAAACTAAGCAAATTGGAGAAAATATTCATTACTCACCTGCATGGTGATCATGTATTTGGACTTCCAGGACTGCTTTCAAGCAGAGCCTATCAAGGTGGCACCACACCATTAACGGTATATGGTCCGCCAGGTACGGATCGAATGATTAGTACAACAATGGAGCTTAGCCAATCCCGGGTTAACTATGAGTTGAATATCGTGGAACATACGGGCGGCGTACTCTTTGAAGATGACAGTTTTATCGTGGAAGCTGCTTTGCTTGAGCATCGGATTGACAGCTATGGATACCGGATCACGGAAAAAGATCGTCCAGGCAGCCTGGACCCAGCCAAATTGGCGGAATATGGTTTGAAACCAGGCCCATTGTTCGGCCGACTGAAACGTGGAGAAACCATTACGCTGGATAACGGTCAGTCGCTTCGTCCAGAAGATGTATTGGGAGCGCCAAAACGCGGCATGGTGATCACCATATTGGGTGATACTCGTCCATGTGACAATGTACAGCCTCTGTCCATCAATGCAGATGTACTTGTACATGAAGCTACATTCATGCATGATCTGGCCGATACAGCGCATGAGTACTATCATAGTACTTCAAAACAAGCGGCAGAAGCGGCTAGAGCAGCGAATGTCGGGCAATTGATCATGACTCACTTCAGCTCTCGTTATAAAGATGAAGATCAACTGCAGCCACTTTTGGAAGAAGCACAGTCCGTATTCCCCAATACCAGACTTGCAAACGAACACCAGCTTATTCCTGTCGTGCATCGCAAGCAAGAAACTTAA
- the metH gene encoding methionine synthase produces the protein MDKISLHEALKQRILILDGAMGTMIQQVDLTGEDFGGEDLDGCNEMLVLTRPELIQRIHEEYLEAGADLIETNTFGATSVVLAEYDIQDRAREINLEAARIAKAAVDRFSTPESPRYVVGAMGPTTKTLSVTGGVTFQELIDSYLEQALALIEGGVDALLLETSQDTLNVKAGSIGIQQAFEQSGVTLPLMISGTIEPMGTTLAGQNIESFYISLEHLNPISVGLNCATGPEFMRDHIRSLSGMASVAVSCYPNAGLPDENGNYHESPDSLAQKIGAFAEQGWLNIAGGCCGTTPAHIRAMRDTLAQYPPREMNGTHPPALSGIEPIYIEQDNRPYMVGERTNVLGSRKFKRLIVEGKYEEASEIARAQVKNGAHIVDVCVQDPDREESEDMVKFLELVVKKVKVPLMIDTTDASVIDLALQYSQGKAIINSINLEDGEEKFELITPLLHKYGGAVVVGTIDERGQAISREDKLDVAKRSYDLLVNKYGLKPEDLIFDTLVFPVGTGDEQYIGSAKETIEGIRVIKEAMPECHTILGISNISFGLPEAGREVLNSVFLYECTKAGLDYAIVNTEKLERYASIPEEERRLSEELLYNTNDETLAAFVAAFRNKKVEKKEKISNLSLEERLASYVVEGSKEGLLPDLEQALAKYTALQVINGPLMRGMEEVGRLFNNNELIVAEVLQSAEVMKASVAYLEQFMEKNETSVKGKIILATVKGDVHDIGKNLVEIILSNNGYRIINLGIKVPPERIIEAYREEKVDAIGLSGLLVKSAQQMILTAQDLRTAGIDVPIMVGGAALTRKFTKNRIRPEYNGMVVYAKDAMDGLDLANKLMNPVTREAMQLEMEAEKEADASGAVAVQALPELTRVERSDIAVDNPVLVPPDLERHTMRNYPLSHILPYVNMQMLLGHHLGLRGSVEQLLASGDKKATDLKAVVDDIMQEAVRDGIIQAHAMYRFFPAQSSGNSVIIYDPKDTSNILHTFTFPRQKVEPFLCLSDFLKPVESGQMDYVGFMVVTAGHGVRELSTAWKDQGDYLRSHALQSVALEVAEGLAERVHHMMRDIWGFPDSAQMTMKQRHGARYQGIRVSFGYPACPDLEDQGPLFKLLQPEDIGVELTEGFMMEPEASVSAMVFSHPQAKYFNVEKA, from the coding sequence TTGGATAAGATTAGTCTACACGAAGCATTAAAACAACGAATATTAATCCTCGACGGTGCAATGGGGACCATGATTCAACAAGTTGATCTGACTGGCGAAGATTTTGGTGGCGAAGATTTGGATGGATGTAATGAAATGTTGGTGCTTACTCGTCCAGAGCTGATCCAGCGCATTCATGAAGAGTATCTGGAGGCCGGCGCCGATTTAATTGAAACCAATACATTTGGTGCGACATCTGTCGTGCTTGCTGAATACGATATTCAGGATCGGGCACGCGAGATTAACCTGGAAGCAGCTAGAATTGCGAAAGCTGCAGTTGATCGTTTCTCTACACCGGAATCTCCACGTTATGTGGTAGGTGCGATGGGACCAACAACCAAAACACTGTCTGTAACTGGAGGCGTAACGTTCCAGGAACTTATCGACAGTTATTTGGAGCAAGCGCTTGCTTTAATAGAGGGAGGCGTTGATGCGCTACTGCTTGAAACCTCACAGGATACCCTCAATGTAAAAGCAGGCAGCATTGGAATTCAGCAGGCCTTCGAACAGAGTGGTGTTACACTGCCCCTGATGATATCAGGAACGATAGAACCGATGGGAACGACCCTTGCGGGTCAGAACATCGAATCCTTTTATATATCCTTAGAACACCTTAACCCAATTTCGGTAGGACTAAACTGTGCTACAGGTCCGGAGTTCATGCGTGATCACATTCGTTCGCTTTCCGGAATGGCATCGGTTGCCGTTAGTTGTTACCCGAACGCAGGACTTCCTGATGAGAACGGTAATTACCATGAGTCACCAGACTCGCTTGCTCAGAAGATTGGTGCTTTTGCCGAACAGGGCTGGTTGAATATCGCTGGTGGATGTTGCGGGACAACCCCTGCACATATTCGGGCTATGCGCGATACACTTGCCCAGTACCCCCCAAGAGAAATGAACGGAACACATCCACCTGCGTTGTCCGGTATAGAACCGATCTATATCGAGCAGGACAATCGTCCATACATGGTTGGTGAGCGTACGAATGTATTGGGTTCACGGAAATTTAAACGACTTATTGTAGAAGGAAAATATGAAGAAGCTTCAGAAATTGCTCGTGCTCAAGTGAAAAATGGAGCGCATATTGTCGACGTGTGTGTACAAGACCCGGACCGCGAAGAGTCTGAAGACATGGTGAAGTTCCTTGAACTGGTTGTGAAAAAAGTAAAAGTACCTCTCATGATCGATACAACAGATGCTTCCGTAATCGATCTGGCCCTCCAGTACTCTCAAGGTAAAGCGATAATTAACTCCATTAACCTTGAGGATGGCGAAGAGAAATTTGAGCTGATCACGCCGTTGCTTCATAAGTACGGTGGTGCGGTTGTCGTCGGAACGATTGATGAACGGGGTCAGGCGATTAGTCGGGAGGACAAACTGGACGTAGCCAAACGCTCTTACGATCTGCTGGTGAACAAGTATGGACTGAAACCAGAAGACCTCATTTTCGATACGTTGGTGTTCCCGGTAGGTACGGGAGATGAACAGTACATCGGTTCAGCCAAAGAAACCATTGAAGGTATAAGAGTGATTAAGGAAGCGATGCCAGAATGTCATACGATACTCGGGATCAGTAACATTTCATTCGGACTGCCAGAAGCAGGCCGTGAAGTGCTGAACTCTGTATTTTTGTATGAATGTACCAAAGCAGGTCTCGACTATGCCATCGTAAACACAGAGAAATTGGAGCGTTATGCATCCATTCCTGAAGAAGAACGTAGGCTCTCGGAAGAGCTTTTATATAACACGAATGATGAAACACTTGCGGCGTTTGTAGCGGCGTTCCGTAATAAGAAGGTTGAGAAGAAGGAAAAAATCTCGAACCTTTCATTAGAAGAGCGTCTTGCTTCATATGTTGTGGAAGGAAGCAAAGAAGGATTGCTGCCGGATCTTGAACAGGCACTTGCCAAATACACAGCACTTCAAGTGATTAACGGTCCACTGATGCGGGGTATGGAGGAAGTAGGTCGTCTCTTTAACAACAATGAGTTGATTGTAGCTGAGGTGTTGCAGAGTGCGGAAGTGATGAAGGCTTCTGTAGCATATCTGGAGCAGTTCATGGAGAAGAACGAAACTTCGGTTAAAGGCAAAATCATTCTGGCCACGGTCAAGGGTGATGTGCATGACATCGGCAAGAACCTGGTAGAGATCATCCTGTCCAATAACGGTTACCGTATCATTAATTTGGGTATAAAAGTACCACCAGAACGTATCATTGAGGCGTACCGAGAAGAAAAAGTCGATGCGATCGGCCTCTCGGGTCTATTGGTAAAATCAGCGCAACAGATGATTCTTACCGCTCAGGATTTGCGAACAGCAGGTATTGATGTACCTATTATGGTTGGCGGAGCGGCGTTGACACGTAAATTCACCAAAAATCGTATCCGTCCTGAATATAACGGAATGGTTGTATATGCTAAAGATGCGATGGATGGTCTGGATCTGGCGAACAAATTGATGAATCCCGTTACACGTGAAGCGATGCAACTGGAGATGGAAGCTGAAAAAGAAGCTGATGCTTCAGGTGCTGTAGCTGTTCAGGCTCTTCCAGAGCTTACGCGAGTGGAGCGTTCGGATATTGCTGTAGATAATCCGGTTCTTGTACCGCCTGATCTGGAGCGTCATACGATGCGCAACTATCCGTTATCACATATCCTGCCATACGTGAACATGCAGATGTTGCTTGGACACCATCTGGGGTTGCGCGGTTCAGTAGAACAACTGCTTGCTTCAGGTGATAAGAAGGCTACCGATCTGAAAGCAGTCGTGGATGATATCATGCAAGAGGCTGTTCGTGACGGGATTATTCAGGCGCATGCCATGTATCGTTTCTTCCCAGCTCAGTCCAGTGGAAACAGCGTCATTATCTATGATCCAAAGGATACAAGTAATATTTTGCATACCTTTACGTTCCCACGTCAAAAAGTCGAGCCGTTCCTATGCCTGTCCGACTTCCTGAAGCCTGTTGAATCCGGTCAGATGGATTACGTTGGTTTCATGGTTGTTACTGCCGGACATGGTGTGCGTGAACTATCCACAGCGTGGAAAGATCAAGGGGATTACCTTCGCTCGCATGCTCTGCAATCCGTAGCACTCGAGGTAGCAGAGGGATTAGCTGAGCGTGTGCATCATATGATGAGAGATATCTGGGGATTCCCTGATTCTGCTCAGATGACCATGAAGCAACGTCATGGTGCACGTTATCAGGGGATCAGGGTATCCTTTGGATATCCGGCTTGTCCGGATCTGGAAGATCAAGGGCCGTTGTTCAAGTTGCTACAGCCTGAGGATATCGGTGTGGAATTGACGGAAGGTTTCATGATGGAACCTGAAGCATCTGTATCAGCGATGGTGTTCAGCCATCCGCAAGCCAAGTATTTTAACGTAGAAAAGGCATAA
- a CDS encoding cupin domain-containing protein, whose amino-acid sequence MAEIVIRNTNERITGDENVRNFLNKYEVLYEKWDASKLNTDLQNNFGLTDDQKAEVLETYDYEIRDLAARRGYQIWDVITLSEQTPDIEEKLAKFEEIHTHAEDEIRAIVAGKGIFVIKATDDVGYFNVELSPGDVISVPENTPHFFTLMENKQIIAVRLFIEKDGWIADPYPDPTFIKQA is encoded by the coding sequence ATGGCTGAAATTGTAATCCGAAATACGAACGAACGCATCACTGGTGACGAAAACGTTCGAAATTTCTTGAACAAATACGAAGTATTATATGAGAAGTGGGACGCATCCAAACTGAACACGGATCTGCAAAATAACTTTGGATTGACTGATGATCAGAAAGCCGAAGTTTTGGAAACTTACGATTATGAAATCAGAGATTTGGCTGCACGTCGCGGATACCAAATCTGGGATGTCATCACGCTGTCTGAACAAACACCAGATATCGAAGAAAAGCTGGCCAAGTTCGAAGAGATCCACACCCACGCTGAAGATGAAATCCGGGCGATTGTCGCTGGTAAAGGAATCTTTGTTATCAAAGCTACAGATGATGTGGGCTACTTTAATGTAGAACTGTCTCCTGGAGACGTCATCTCTGTACCTGAGAATACACCGCACTTCTTCACTTTAATGGAGAACAAACAAATTATTGCTGTACGTCTGTTCATCGAAAAAGATGGCTGGATTGCAGATCCATACCCTGATCCTACATTTATCAAACAAGCATAA
- a CDS encoding GntR family transcriptional regulator produces MSLNQKIRGSTRAYSYNLLKERILHLELKPGTKISEKEIADELQVSRTPVREAFMKLAEEELLDIIPQSGTIVSHINLEHVEEGRFMREKMEKEIVTLACASFPEEFRFRLETNIAMQEVCIGKNNFYRLFELDEEFHQILFQGTGKLRTWKMLQQLNIPFNRLRLLRLAEDSNLEVIISQHKEIYRLITERKTEQAVQVMEAHLRLVVIEQESIKAKYPHYFI; encoded by the coding sequence ATGTCACTTAATCAAAAAATTAGAGGCTCGACCCGGGCATATTCATATAACCTGTTAAAAGAACGAATTCTTCATCTGGAACTTAAGCCGGGTACCAAGATTTCAGAGAAAGAGATTGCAGATGAACTGCAGGTGAGCAGAACACCTGTGCGAGAAGCATTCATGAAGCTTGCTGAAGAAGAACTGCTGGACATTATTCCACAGAGTGGAACGATCGTCTCTCATATTAATCTCGAGCATGTGGAAGAAGGCAGGTTTATGCGGGAAAAGATGGAGAAGGAAATCGTGACGTTGGCTTGCGCTTCTTTTCCTGAAGAGTTTAGATTTAGACTCGAAACCAACATTGCTATGCAGGAAGTATGTATAGGGAAAAACAATTTCTATCGACTGTTCGAACTGGATGAAGAGTTTCATCAGATTTTGTTCCAGGGTACGGGTAAGCTGAGAACGTGGAAAATGTTGCAACAGCTGAATATTCCGTTTAATCGGTTGCGTTTATTACGTCTAGCGGAAGACTCCAACCTGGAGGTCATTATCTCTCAACACAAAGAGATTTATCGCCTTATCACAGAGCGCAAGACGGAGCAAGCGGTTCAGGTGATGGAAGCTCATCTCAGACTGGTTGTTATTGAACAGGAATCGATAAAAGCGAAATACCCGCATTATTTTATATAA
- a CDS encoding extracellular solute-binding protein: MNQKPRKFVGKMVLATMMTVVLAACSSGTGAGGDVTEVQTNAAMETYNVGDTFKATEPFNLSILYSDQPSYPYKKDWLLFDKITELTGVTLEPTIVPMSDYSQKRSLLISSGDAPLVIPKTYPGEESAFVSSGAILPISDYIDLMPNFKDKVEKWGLEDELEGLRQEDGKYYVLPGLHEEVWPDYTLLVRTDVFEENNIAIPTTWDELYDAAKKLKEIYPDSIPFSDRFQFNSTLNIAATGFGTKGGWGFGNGLTYKEDQDQFVYTATTPEYKEMLTYFNKLVSEGLLDKESFTQDDDQAVQKFVSGKSFMINGNSQTVVLHRNDMNKTLGEGKFSVAKITVPGGPKGQLMSGSRLENGVMISGKIQKSENFKAIMQFVDWLYYSDEGQEFAKWGVEGETFTKEGGTRKLVEDVNYNGLNPKGTKDLRIDFGFSGGVFAYGGTTDLLQSMFSEEELKFQQDMKDTKEVIPAEPPIPYSSEDRERVTLLSTPLKDYSDQNTLKFILGERNLSEFDTFAKELDSQGLTNYLKLANDTYQAYKENKQ; this comes from the coding sequence ATGAATCAAAAGCCACGTAAGTTTGTCGGTAAAATGGTTTTGGCAACAATGATGACCGTCGTTCTGGCTGCATGTAGTAGCGGTACTGGTGCTGGAGGTGACGTCACAGAAGTTCAGACCAACGCTGCAATGGAGACGTACAATGTAGGAGATACATTCAAGGCGACTGAGCCGTTTAATCTCTCCATACTTTATAGTGATCAACCTAGTTATCCATATAAAAAAGACTGGTTGCTTTTTGATAAAATTACCGAACTGACGGGTGTTACGCTTGAGCCAACGATTGTACCGATGAGCGATTATTCTCAGAAGAGATCTCTGTTGATTAGCTCTGGTGATGCACCACTGGTTATTCCTAAAACCTATCCAGGTGAAGAGTCTGCATTTGTATCTTCCGGTGCGATCTTGCCGATTAGCGATTATATTGATTTGATGCCGAACTTCAAGGATAAAGTGGAGAAATGGGGTTTGGAAGATGAACTCGAAGGACTTCGACAGGAAGATGGAAAGTACTATGTACTTCCAGGTCTGCATGAAGAAGTATGGCCGGATTATACGCTGCTTGTAAGAACGGATGTCTTTGAGGAAAATAACATCGCTATCCCGACCACATGGGACGAATTGTATGATGCAGCCAAAAAACTGAAAGAGATCTATCCCGATTCCATTCCATTTTCGGACCGATTCCAATTCAATAGTACGTTGAACATCGCTGCTACTGGCTTTGGTACCAAGGGTGGATGGGGTTTTGGTAACGGATTGACGTATAAGGAAGATCAAGATCAATTTGTGTACACGGCTACAACACCAGAATACAAAGAGATGCTAACGTATTTTAACAAGTTGGTATCCGAAGGGCTGCTCGATAAGGAAAGTTTTACACAGGATGATGATCAGGCTGTACAGAAATTTGTATCCGGCAAATCATTCATGATTAATGGTAATTCCCAGACCGTTGTATTGCACCGAAATGATATGAACAAAACGCTCGGAGAGGGTAAATTCTCGGTTGCGAAGATTACAGTACCAGGTGGGCCAAAAGGCCAGCTGATGTCAGGGTCCAGACTTGAAAACGGTGTCATGATATCTGGGAAAATACAAAAGAGTGAAAATTTCAAAGCCATTATGCAATTTGTTGATTGGCTATATTACAGTGATGAAGGTCAAGAGTTTGCCAAGTGGGGCGTAGAAGGCGAAACATTCACCAAAGAGGGCGGAACACGTAAATTGGTAGAAGACGTGAATTACAATGGTTTGAATCCAAAAGGTACGAAGGATCTGCGTATTGACTTTGGCTTCTCTGGTGGTGTATTTGCCTACGGAGGAACCACAGATCTGCTGCAATCGATGTTTAGTGAAGAAGAGTTGAAGTTCCAGCAAGACATGAAGGATACCAAGGAAGTTATCCCGGCAGAACCACCAATTCCATACTCTTCCGAGGACCGTGAACGGGTGACACTTCTGAGTACACCACTGAAAGACTACTCTGACCAGAATACACTTAAATTTATTTTGGGTGAACGGAACTTGTCTGAATTCGATACGTTTGCCAAAGAGCTGGACAGTCAGGGGCTAACCAATTATCTGAAGCTGGCCAATGACACGTACCAAGCCTATAAAGAAAACAAGCAATAA